From a single Oceanobacillus kimchii X50 genomic region:
- a CDS encoding BCCT family transporter produces the protein MKNIKKQNQTIDKPVLFLSGGALLAFVILALINKNMVTDAVNTMFNWSVTYFGSIYQVLMVGTLFIALILGYSKFGKIRLGKLEKPEIGTFKWISIIMCTLLAAGGVFWAAAEPLSHFLTVPPHFSGIEAGTPEAIVPALATSFVDWGFVSWAILGTLGTIVLMYSHYHRNAPLKPRSLLYPIFGDKIMEKSALGTFVDAFSIVSVAAGTIGPIGFLGLQAGYGLNALFGLPNNLLMQCLIVAVIVIAAGISAATGIHKGIQILSSYNIILAVGLMIGVLILGPALFIFDSYVQSFGLYVQDFLTLNTFRSDGAWLGLWTIFFFAWFIGYGPMMAMFVSRISRGRTIRELVTAVVVIAPVVTTFWFTVVGGTGIFSEMNNPGSVSDALNSAGPPAAMIAIAEQLPFGTIFGFLFLLATIIFVLTTTDSMSLTISMAITGHGDPAKYLRVIWAILMGLVATVLITIGEDSVGSLQSFIVVTAVPVSLLMLTTFWTAPRVSRELAKEQKIDEKQPDRK, from the coding sequence TTGAAGAATATAAAGAAACAAAATCAAACTATAGATAAACCAGTACTTTTTCTAAGTGGAGGGGCATTACTTGCCTTTGTGATCTTAGCATTGATAAATAAGAACATGGTTACTGATGCGGTTAATACAATGTTTAATTGGTCGGTAACTTACTTTGGTTCCATCTATCAAGTTCTAATGGTTGGAACCTTATTTATTGCATTAATACTTGGGTATTCCAAGTTTGGTAAGATCCGTTTAGGGAAATTAGAAAAACCAGAGATTGGAACCTTTAAATGGATCTCCATTATTATGTGTACGTTACTCGCAGCTGGTGGTGTTTTCTGGGCAGCAGCTGAGCCATTAAGTCACTTTTTAACTGTACCTCCTCATTTTTCAGGGATTGAGGCAGGAACACCTGAAGCAATAGTACCAGCACTTGCAACTAGTTTTGTCGATTGGGGCTTTGTTTCCTGGGCCATCTTAGGAACATTAGGTACGATTGTATTGATGTATTCCCATTATCATCGAAATGCACCATTAAAACCAAGGTCATTACTTTACCCGATATTTGGGGATAAAATTATGGAAAAAAGTGCATTAGGAACGTTTGTTGATGCCTTTTCGATTGTATCTGTGGCAGCAGGAACAATTGGTCCGATTGGTTTTCTCGGTTTACAGGCTGGGTATGGATTAAATGCATTGTTTGGTTTACCAAATAATTTACTCATGCAGTGTCTTATTGTTGCAGTAATTGTTATTGCAGCTGGGATTTCTGCCGCAACAGGTATTCATAAAGGAATACAAATTTTAAGTAGTTATAATATTATTCTTGCTGTTGGATTAATGATCGGTGTCCTTATTTTAGGACCAGCATTATTTATATTCGATTCGTATGTGCAATCATTTGGATTGTATGTACAAGACTTTTTAACGTTGAACACTTTCCGAAGTGATGGTGCTTGGCTTGGATTATGGACGATTTTTTTCTTTGCTTGGTTTATCGGTTATGGCCCAATGATGGCTATGTTTGTTAGTCGTATATCGCGTGGCCGTACGATTCGTGAATTAGTAACTGCTGTTGTAGTCATTGCACCTGTTGTTACAACATTTTGGTTTACGGTTGTTGGGGGAACAGGAATCTTTTCGGAAATGAATAATCCTGGTTCTGTCTCTGATGCTTTAAATAGTGCTGGACCTCCAGCAGCTATGATTGCAATTGCAGAGCAGCTGCCATTCGGTACAATTTTTGGTTTCTTATTCCTACTAGCAACTATTATATTTGTACTAACAACAACTGATTCCATGTCATTAACTATTTCGATGGCGATTACTGGTCACGGAGATCCGGCTAAGTATTTACGTGTGATTTGGGCGATTCTTATGGGACTTGTAGCAACAGTATTAATTACTATAGGTGAGGATAGTGTCGGATCTCTGCAATCATTCATTGTAGTTACGGCTGTTCCGGTTTCCTTACTCATGTTAACCACATTTTGGACAGCACCACGTGTAAGCCGTGAACTAGCTAAAGAACAAAAAATTGATGAAAAACAACCTGACAGAAAGTAA
- a CDS encoding tartrate dehydrogenase, with translation MKKYMIANIPGDGIGKEVVPAATKVLEAISDIHGGIRFDFNEFPWSCEYYMEHGKMMPEDGLEILKNYHAIFLGAVGNIQLVPDHISLWGLLIKFRREFEQVINYRPAKVLPGVKSKIVNPKDFDLIVVRENSEGEYSEVGGRIFRGEDEIAIQNSIFSRRGTERVMRFAFELADKRKKHVTSATKSNGIFHSMPFWDEVFKDVSRDYSGIETDSQHIDALAAFFVTNPERFDVIVASNLFGDVLSDLGAAIMGSVGVAPAANINVNGEYPSMFEPVHGSAPDIIGKNIANPIGQIWTAKLMLDHFGEEELGSLLLDVIEKTTNKGILTPDIGGKHTTSEVTEEIIQGLKVRS, from the coding sequence ATGAAAAAGTATATGATTGCTAATATTCCGGGAGATGGAATTGGAAAAGAAGTCGTACCTGCAGCAACAAAAGTTTTAGAAGCTATATCCGATATCCATGGAGGAATAAGGTTTGATTTCAATGAATTTCCTTGGAGCTGTGAATATTATATGGAACACGGTAAAATGATGCCAGAGGATGGATTGGAGATATTAAAGAACTATCATGCCATCTTTTTAGGAGCAGTTGGTAATATCCAACTTGTGCCAGATCATATTTCGCTATGGGGTCTTCTAATTAAATTTCGCAGAGAATTCGAACAAGTTATTAACTATAGACCAGCAAAAGTTCTTCCTGGAGTGAAATCAAAAATAGTTAATCCAAAAGACTTTGATCTTATTGTGGTTCGAGAAAATAGCGAAGGGGAGTACAGTGAAGTTGGTGGCAGAATCTTTCGAGGAGAAGATGAAATTGCCATTCAAAATAGCATCTTTTCAAGAAGAGGAACCGAACGAGTTATGCGTTTTGCTTTTGAATTGGCTGATAAACGTAAAAAACATGTAACTAGTGCAACGAAATCCAATGGTATTTTTCATTCTATGCCATTTTGGGACGAAGTGTTCAAAGATGTTTCAAGAGATTATTCAGGAATTGAAACAGATTCTCAGCATATTGACGCCTTAGCAGCTTTCTTTGTAACGAATCCGGAGAGATTTGATGTTATTGTAGCTAGTAATTTATTCGGCGATGTATTAAGTGATTTGGGTGCGGCCATAATGGGAAGCGTGGGAGTTGCACCAGCAGCAAATATTAATGTTAACGGAGAGTATCCTTCAATGTTTGAACCAGTTCATGGTTCAGCACCTGATATTATTGGGAAAAATATCGCGAATCCAATTGGACAAATTTGGACTGCTAAATTAATGTTAGATCATTTTGGGGAAGAGGAATTAGGAAGTTTGTTACTAGATGTAATTGAAAAGACAACAAATAAAGGAATATTAACACCGGACATAGGTGGAAAACATACAACTTCAGAGGTAACTGAAGAGATTATTCAAGGATTAAAAGTGCGTTCCTAA
- a CDS encoding cell wall hydrolase: MKEILLERLVHAEAKGEPYEGKVAVAVVVLNRVDSNQFPDTVSEVIHQDKQFTPVSNGKINKPAGDSSKEAVEEALHTDRSLVTESLYFYNPKTATSRWLDDKVTTEVIGKHVFKD, encoded by the coding sequence ATGAAAGAGATTTTACTAGAAAGATTAGTACACGCTGAAGCAAAAGGAGAGCCGTACGAAGGTAAGGTAGCTGTTGCTGTTGTAGTACTAAATAGAGTAGATAGTAATCAGTTTCCTGACACTGTTTCAGAAGTAATTCATCAAGACAAGCAATTTACCCCTGTTAGTAACGGTAAAATTAATAAACCTGCTGGTGATTCCAGTAAGGAAGCAGTAGAAGAAGCCTTGCATACAGACAGAAGTCTCGTTACTGAGAGTTTATATTTCTATAATCCAAAAACAGCAACAAGTAGGTGGTTAGATGATAAAGTCACGACTGAAGTAATTGGAAAACATGTATTTAAAGATTAG
- a CDS encoding sodium:solute symporter family protein: MELTNNPALLWFVAGYGVFMIILGIYFSKKISNSEDFILAGKGLGSFVLAGTLLATWMGSGSITGGETSMAYSYGIIPALMMTIPTLLGIGILYFIAPKIREFGKFTVSGILEAKYGKTAQLIASIIIILAFVGIVSYAMTGLGFVLNVTTGMSVQIGTLIGAVLIIFLATIGGLRSVAPTDAISAFLALIGLFLALPIMFSIAGGWGEITANVPEQHLTATSTLSTVQLLGFLLPSFFLLLGDQNMYQRLAASKGVKTSKKAQIFWLLAILLITPTISLIAFTSRSLFDDIDPGMALIGATTVLPTAVGGILLAAAAAFIVTTGNSYLLSAATNVTYDIVGKYFKKDASDKQLVLYTKIFIVILGAFSFILGNYFPTVLEVQMYAYTVYGAGLTPALLAVFFWKRVNAKGGISSMIAGVGTTLLWELILGKPFDLNSVIVAIPVAVIVLIVVTLMTTEKPVSKK, translated from the coding sequence ATGGAATTAACAAATAATCCAGCATTATTATGGTTTGTGGCTGGGTATGGAGTATTTATGATTATTCTTGGTATCTATTTTTCCAAGAAGATCTCAAACAGTGAAGATTTTATTCTTGCCGGAAAAGGGCTAGGAAGCTTTGTGTTGGCAGGTACATTATTAGCAACGTGGATGGGAAGTGGAAGCATAACCGGTGGGGAAACATCAATGGCGTACTCATATGGTATTATTCCTGCTCTCATGATGACAATCCCAACGCTATTAGGTATTGGAATTTTATATTTTATAGCTCCGAAAATTCGTGAGTTTGGCAAATTTACAGTTTCAGGTATTTTAGAAGCGAAATATGGTAAAACAGCTCAATTAATCGCAAGTATCATTATCATTTTAGCTTTTGTCGGTATAGTCTCTTATGCCATGACAGGATTAGGTTTTGTATTAAATGTGACGACAGGTATGTCTGTACAAATCGGAACACTAATCGGTGCCGTTCTAATAATCTTCCTAGCAACGATTGGTGGGCTTCGTTCAGTAGCACCAACGGATGCGATTAGTGCTTTTCTAGCATTGATTGGTTTATTCCTTGCTCTTCCGATTATGTTCTCAATCGCAGGTGGATGGGGAGAAATTACAGCGAATGTACCAGAGCAGCATTTAACTGCAACAAGCACTCTGAGCACCGTACAATTATTAGGATTCTTATTACCTTCATTCTTTTTATTGCTTGGCGATCAAAATATGTATCAGCGTCTTGCTGCGTCAAAAGGTGTAAAAACAAGTAAGAAAGCACAAATCTTTTGGCTATTGGCTATACTTTTGATTACACCAACTATTTCTCTGATTGCGTTTACTTCTCGTTCGCTTTTTGATGATATAGATCCAGGTATGGCACTTATTGGAGCTACAACAGTCTTACCAACAGCTGTTGGGGGAATTTTACTTGCAGCTGCAGCGGCATTTATTGTAACAACAGGAAATTCTTATTTACTATCTGCAGCAACTAACGTTACATATGATATCGTTGGGAAATACTTTAAGAAGGATGCTTCAGATAAACAATTGGTATTGTATACGAAAATATTTATTGTCATTTTAGGTGCTTTTTCATTTATCTTAGGGAACTATTTCCCAACGGTACTCGAGGTACAAATGTATGCTTATACTGTTTATGGAGCCGGATTAACACCAGCATTACTAGCAGTATTTTTCTGGAAAAGAGTGAATGCTAAAGGTGGTATCTCTTCTATGATTGCAGGGGTAGGTACAACTTTGCTTTGGGAACTGATTTTAGGTAAACCATTTGATTTAAATAGTGTGATCGTTGCTATTCCAGTAGCGGTTATCGTGTTAATTGTTGTGACATTGATGACAACAGAAAAACCTGTATCAAAAAAGTAA
- a CDS encoding UPF0715 family protein, which yields MCLLLSSFMASLIYFMVYFPYFDFLGFIFVSIIYFFCYLFIAFPTQIYLRRKPKVYSVKYLIIYLLVSFLEQL from the coding sequence ATTTGTCTTTTATTATCATCTTTCATGGCAAGTTTGATTTATTTCATGGTGTACTTTCCATATTTTGACTTTTTAGGCTTTATTTTTGTATCTATTATTTACTTTTTCTGCTATCTATTCATCGCCTTCCCAACACAAATATATCTTCGAAGAAAGCCAAAAGTTTACTCGGTTAAATATTTAATAATATACTTGTTGGTATCTTTTTTGGAACAATTATAA
- a CDS encoding CalY family protein, protein MNLKKKLSAGILSATLGLTLIGGGTYAYFSDQEVTNNSFAAGTLDLSVDPTAIIQIDNFKPGDTMLREFSLSNAGSLKIENVFLDTNYSVIDSNSDNTDDFGKHVKVNFLWNWEQESEPVFETTLYELKEMDPDVVKRDIWDPLWEQHGGLEAEDTHDFWVEFEFVDDGEDQNEYQGDSLELEWIFNATQSSGEDI, encoded by the coding sequence ATGAATTTAAAGAAAAAATTAAGTGCTGGAATTTTATCAGCTACATTAGGTTTAACACTAATTGGAGGAGGAACCTACGCTTATTTCAGTGATCAGGAAGTAACGAATAATTCATTTGCCGCTGGAACATTAGATCTTTCGGTAGACCCTACAGCAATTATTCAAATTGATAATTTTAAACCAGGAGATACGATGTTACGTGAATTTTCGTTATCAAATGCAGGTAGCCTTAAAATTGAAAATGTGTTTTTAGATACGAATTATTCTGTCATAGATAGCAATAGTGACAATACGGATGATTTTGGCAAACATGTTAAAGTTAATTTTTTATGGAACTGGGAGCAAGAAAGTGAACCGGTGTTTGAAACTACTTTATATGAATTAAAAGAAATGGATCCAGATGTTGTGAAACGAGATATTTGGGATCCTTTATGGGAACAACATGGTGGGCTAGAAGCGGAAGACACACATGATTTTTGGGTAGAGTTTGAATTTGTTGATGATGGTGAAGATCAGAACGAATATCAAGGGGACAGTTTAGAATTAGAATGGATTTTTAATGCAACACAATCATCTGGTGAGGATATTTAA
- a CDS encoding M4 family metallopeptidase: MNKRVVSSALAIAVSIGIGSSVVFAEDINMQMNETYDTPSYIIEKWKAPSGLSKKEVVLTYIESKGEEFQLNSNSEVGFEINNVTADSETDTSHYRVKQTYKGVPIYGADQTISLDENNHVTSYFGQVVTGIDESIAVDNTKSIAEIIDIFKANLEKNIGDIEQFDGEIEAEPYIYEYDDEFHFTYLVTASTTYPEVGFWHYFIDAESGEIIDNFNASHDVTAFGTGVFGERQKFEAQQYEDMFRLFDVTRGDGVVTYDNTTGTNVDVLSFNKMFTDGAAVDAHANAQKTYDYFLDTFGRNSVDDNGQILISAVHVGDNWNNASWNGRQMSYGDGDGIRFHPLAGGLDVAAHEMSHGVIQHTANLIYRNESGALNESFADIFGAMVDRENWLMGEDIMADGTLALRSLEDPAVLIERRTQEPYPDHWDRRYVGPLDNGGVHINSSINNKAAYLVAEGGEHYDVVVEGVGRDATEQIYYRALDLYLTSTSDFSMMRQAAIQAATDLYGSNSSHVEAVEQAYNAVGVY; the protein is encoded by the coding sequence ATGAATAAACGTGTGGTTTCTTCAGCACTGGCAATAGCTGTATCCATCGGGATTGGTAGTTCAGTAGTTTTTGCTGAGGATATTAACATGCAGATGAATGAAACCTATGATACTCCTTCATATATTATTGAAAAATGGAAGGCTCCTAGCGGTTTATCAAAGAAAGAGGTAGTTTTAACGTATATCGAAAGCAAAGGAGAGGAATTTCAGTTAAACAGTAATTCGGAAGTTGGTTTTGAAATAAATAATGTTACAGCAGATAGTGAAACGGACACTTCTCATTATAGAGTGAAGCAAACGTATAAGGGGGTTCCAATATATGGAGCCGACCAAACAATTAGTTTAGATGAAAATAACCATGTTACATCTTACTTTGGCCAAGTTGTTACTGGAATTGATGAAAGTATTGCAGTAGATAATACAAAATCGATAGCAGAAATCATCGATATTTTTAAAGCGAATCTAGAAAAAAATATTGGGGATATTGAACAATTCGATGGAGAGATTGAAGCAGAGCCATATATTTACGAGTATGATGATGAATTTCATTTTACCTATCTAGTTACTGCTTCTACAACTTATCCAGAAGTTGGCTTTTGGCATTATTTTATAGATGCGGAGAGTGGAGAAATCATTGATAATTTTAATGCATCACATGATGTAACTGCATTCGGTACAGGTGTGTTTGGCGAAAGACAAAAGTTTGAGGCACAACAGTACGAAGATATGTTTCGACTATTCGATGTAACACGTGGGGATGGCGTTGTTACTTATGACAATACAACAGGAACCAACGTAGATGTATTAAGTTTTAACAAAATGTTTACCGACGGAGCTGCCGTAGATGCCCATGCAAATGCGCAGAAAACATATGATTATTTTCTAGATACGTTTGGCCGTAACTCAGTGGATGATAATGGTCAGATTCTGATTTCGGCGGTACATGTAGGAGATAATTGGAATAATGCATCATGGAATGGGAGACAAATGTCTTACGGTGATGGAGATGGTATTCGATTCCACCCGCTAGCTGGTGGACTTGATGTAGCTGCCCATGAAATGTCACATGGTGTAATCCAACATACGGCAAATTTAATTTATCGGAATGAATCTGGAGCGTTAAACGAATCATTTGCAGACATTTTTGGAGCGATGGTAGATCGTGAGAATTGGTTGATGGGTGAGGATATCATGGCGGATGGTACGCTTGCGTTACGTTCATTAGAGGACCCAGCAGTATTGATTGAACGAAGAACGCAAGAGCCATATCCTGACCATTGGGATAGAAGATATGTTGGTCCATTAGACAATGGTGGAGTTCATATTAATAGTAGTATTAACAATAAAGCAGCTTATTTAGTTGCAGAGGGTGGAGAACATTATGATGTGGTTGTTGAAGGAGTTGGGCGTGATGCAACAGAACAGATTTATTACCGTGCACTTGATCTATATTTGACGAGTACTTCAGATTTTAGCATGATGCGACAGGCAGCAATTCAAGCAGCAACTGATTTATATGGCAGTAATTCATCTCATGTAGAAGCAGTAGAACAGGCTTACAATGCAGTTGGAGTCTATTAA
- a CDS encoding serine hydrolase domain-containing protein, translating into MMKKVLPLLFMFILLFSIFISGAASIYASESGLNTSDAHDVEMLQQPLDDIDLLIENAISEQVMPGAVVLVARDEQIVKHEAYGYAARYTDGDFTEMENPIEMQENTIFDTASISKLFTATAIMTLWDEGLFELDDPVALYIPEFATNGKEDVTIKQLLTHTSGFRASTTVPVHEIEGDREDRLDFVLNETLEVPPGTRYLYSDVDFITLGVLIERLSGQRQDEYIAANITEPLQMNDTMYNPEASLKERIAATEYQSNVNRGLVWGSVHDEKAWALDGVAGHAGVFSSAEDLAVFGQMMLNEGSYQGEQILSEEAFELITTNWNGAFPGQDQGLGWELNQSWYMDDLAEQNTIGHTGYTGTSIVVSPNNQSITILLTNRVHPTRNTVSTNPTRRLVSEKTASAIDAWNAESMMSLVERLVDRGEITDTPATQLLLTHLSAISHFESLDQAQKVRKHLQSFQTLVDFYKENNSITDNAYETLRTDIEYLTGKWQ; encoded by the coding sequence ATGATGAAGAAAGTATTGCCCTTGCTATTTATGTTTATCCTATTATTTTCCATTTTTATATCAGGGGCTGCTAGTATTTACGCTTCAGAGAGCGGTTTAAATACAAGTGATGCCCATGATGTTGAAATGTTGCAACAGCCTTTAGATGATATAGATCTATTGATTGAGAATGCAATATCTGAACAGGTGATGCCAGGTGCAGTTGTTCTAGTCGCTCGAGATGAACAAATTGTTAAACATGAAGCATATGGTTATGCTGCCCGCTATACGGATGGCGATTTTACAGAAATGGAAAATCCAATTGAAATGCAGGAAAATACCATCTTTGATACAGCGTCTATTTCAAAGCTTTTTACAGCAACAGCAATCATGACGCTATGGGATGAAGGATTGTTTGAATTAGATGATCCGGTAGCATTATATATTCCAGAGTTTGCAACTAATGGTAAAGAGGATGTAACAATCAAGCAATTATTAACCCATACATCAGGTTTTCGTGCATCTACCACGGTACCTGTTCATGAAATCGAAGGGGATCGTGAAGATCGTCTGGATTTTGTCTTAAATGAAACATTAGAAGTGCCGCCTGGTACTCGGTATCTCTATAGTGATGTTGATTTTATTACACTTGGAGTTTTAATCGAACGGCTAAGCGGGCAACGTCAAGATGAATATATAGCAGCGAATATAACAGAACCTCTACAAATGAATGATACGATGTATAATCCTGAAGCTTCACTAAAAGAGAGAATTGCTGCAACAGAGTATCAATCCAATGTAAATCGTGGACTTGTATGGGGGAGTGTTCATGATGAAAAAGCGTGGGCACTGGATGGCGTTGCTGGACATGCAGGAGTTTTTAGTTCGGCAGAAGATTTAGCTGTGTTTGGGCAGATGATGTTAAATGAAGGAAGTTACCAAGGTGAACAGATTCTATCCGAGGAAGCCTTTGAACTTATCACCACAAATTGGAATGGTGCCTTCCCTGGGCAGGACCAAGGGTTGGGATGGGAATTAAATCAAAGTTGGTACATGGATGATTTAGCAGAACAAAATACGATAGGGCATACAGGGTATACAGGTACTTCCATCGTGGTCAGTCCTAACAACCAATCTATTACTATATTGTTAACAAATAGGGTACATCCAACTAGAAATACAGTATCAACGAATCCGACTCGACGATTGGTATCGGAAAAAACAGCCTCCGCAATCGATGCTTGGAATGCGGAAAGTATGATGTCTCTTGTTGAACGCTTGGTTGATCGAGGTGAAATTACAGATACACCAGCAACGCAATTACTTCTTACGCACTTAAGTGCAATCTCTCATTTTGAGTCACTTGATCAAGCACAAAAAGTTCGGAAACACTTACAAAGTTTCCAAACATTAGTTGATTTTTATAAAGAAAACAATTCGATAACAGATAATGCATATGAAACACTAAGAACAGATATCGAGTATCTAACAGGAAAATGGCAATAA
- a CDS encoding M14 family zinc carboxypeptidase codes for MNHFTWKKRLSQLVIVMVMLTLFPLTGFAEENDINMDPPLTGFEQRDGETWTTHEEEIEFLEEVATLSDRVSYSQIGTTVEGRPLHLVRVGFPEPPSDEDIANGNNMLVIGTQHGNEGAPREMALKLLRDLAFTDDEERLELLQDATILFIPTANPDGREADTRSNAEGIDINREHLSLRTLEVQAIASVLDEFNPDITVDGHERPRASGNPDIEMLWPRNLNVDEQLRSLNQEMVEDHLLPEVEGYGFSTGLYGTPGGAGGGDERIMRNMLGLRNGLGLLTETAGLQEPNYRVDAQMRTVEGVLSFYYDRFEEITSAVSEAPERQASLGNEQNQPFYLDGADNWEPTNVIEKKPTGYLLTNVQVDAMEKHMNFFSLEKENVYSAGEYVTMSQPKMGVIPFLFDKRATYNEVEGIALYNSQNVGTATNMSLLVDHFANENAFTNTSDVRTLKMQLTAVDRFEKKEDTSKVNKHLNGLIDLLNYQSDNDLVSEDAAEDLMKYALFLKEKWLD; via the coding sequence ATGAATCATTTTACTTGGAAGAAACGTTTGTCCCAACTAGTCATTGTTATGGTAATGTTAACGCTTTTCCCTTTAACAGGTTTTGCGGAAGAGAATGATATCAATATGGACCCGCCTTTAACCGGGTTTGAACAACGAGATGGAGAAACTTGGACAACACATGAGGAAGAAATTGAGTTTCTAGAAGAAGTAGCTACATTATCGGATCGTGTTAGCTATAGTCAAATTGGTACTACAGTAGAAGGAAGACCACTGCATTTAGTACGTGTAGGATTTCCAGAACCTCCATCAGACGAAGATATTGCAAATGGAAATAATATGCTAGTCATTGGTACGCAACATGGAAATGAAGGAGCTCCAAGAGAGATGGCATTAAAATTATTAAGAGATTTAGCTTTTACAGATGATGAAGAACGATTAGAGCTTCTTCAAGATGCGACAATTTTATTTATACCAACTGCTAATCCAGATGGTAGAGAAGCAGATACGAGAAGTAATGCTGAAGGGATTGATATTAATCGTGAACATTTAAGCTTACGCACGTTAGAGGTACAGGCAATAGCTAGTGTTTTAGATGAGTTTAATCCAGATATTACGGTAGACGGTCATGAACGTCCGAGAGCTAGTGGTAACCCAGATATTGAGATGCTATGGCCACGGAATTTAAATGTAGATGAGCAACTACGCTCTCTAAATCAAGAAATGGTAGAAGATCATCTTTTACCTGAGGTGGAAGGATATGGGTTTTCTACAGGTTTATACGGTACGCCAGGAGGTGCTGGTGGCGGAGACGAACGTATAATGCGTAATATGCTCGGATTACGGAATGGGCTTGGACTTTTAACGGAAACGGCAGGATTGCAAGAACCTAACTATCGAGTAGACGCGCAGATGCGAACAGTAGAAGGCGTACTTTCATTTTACTATGACCGATTTGAGGAAATTACTTCAGCAGTATCTGAAGCTCCAGAGAGACAAGCTTCATTAGGTAATGAACAAAATCAGCCTTTTTATCTAGATGGAGCGGATAATTGGGAACCAACAAATGTCATCGAAAAGAAACCAACTGGTTATTTACTTACAAATGTACAAGTGGACGCAATGGAGAAGCATATGAATTTTTTCTCACTAGAGAAAGAAAATGTTTATAGTGCAGGTGAGTATGTAACAATGAGTCAACCAAAAATGGGGGTTATTCCATTTTTATTTGATAAGCGTGCAACCTATAATGAAGTAGAAGGGATAGCCTTATATAATAGTCAAAATGTAGGTACGGCAACCAATATGAGTTTATTAGTGGATCATTTTGCAAATGAGAATGCATTTACAAATACAAGTGATGTACGAACATTAAAGATGCAATTGACAGCTGTGGATCGCTTTGAAAAGAAGGAGGATACCTCAAAAGTCAATAAACACCTTAATGGTTTAATCGATCTATTAAACTACCAATCTGATAATGACTTAGTATCTGAGGATGCAGCAGAAGATCTTATGAAGTACGCATTATTTTTAAAAGAAAAGTGGTTAGACTAG